Proteins co-encoded in one Marinobacter gudaonensis genomic window:
- a CDS encoding TRAP transporter large permease, whose amino-acid sequence MSTTVTSQNSSNLKGKLGTWLMIIATIALAFVMCVEFINILFYDPFSDEKFLFKLAGILSDVKIGPLTYLMFGSLLIALMMGLPLAFVTGGLGVMFIYLVGDSLMLNIIPSRIFPMMTNSDLAAIPLFIFMAAMLERAGLIEEMFNVVYKWMGGVGGGLAIATIVASTLLAAMVGVIGAAVVTMGIIALPAMLKRNYDHKIALGSIMAGGTLGILIPPSILAILYAVVAQQSVGELYLGSVIPGILLSSLYVFYVWMRAKINPDLGPPIPKEERIGLRDKLLLLKDLIAPLVLVFLVLGLLFGGVATPVEAAGIGSFGAILVAMKHKVFSIATLRDASITTAKASAMVLWIMFGASVFVGFYILQGGQDFITESILGTGLSAYGILLLLMILLVVLGMFLDWVGILLLAVPIFIPIVEALEFPGLFGLPGVEGDDVVLWFGVLYLVNMQMSFLSPPFGYALFYIRGVCPPDITMGTIFKSSLVFLAIQALGVFLCILFPAITTWLPNLAYG is encoded by the coding sequence ATGAGTACTACCGTGACCAGTCAAAACTCCTCTAACCTCAAGGGCAAGCTCGGCACCTGGCTGATGATCATCGCCACGATCGCCCTGGCCTTTGTAATGTGTGTTGAGTTCATCAACATTCTGTTCTACGACCCGTTCAGCGACGAAAAATTCCTGTTCAAGCTGGCGGGTATTCTGTCCGACGTGAAAATCGGACCGCTGACCTACCTGATGTTCGGGTCCCTGCTCATCGCTTTGATGATGGGTCTGCCGCTGGCGTTCGTAACCGGTGGCCTCGGGGTCATGTTCATCTATCTCGTGGGTGATTCGCTGATGCTGAACATCATCCCGAGCCGGATCTTCCCGATGATGACCAACTCGGATCTGGCAGCGATTCCGTTGTTCATTTTCATGGCCGCCATGCTCGAACGGGCAGGGCTGATCGAGGAAATGTTCAACGTGGTCTACAAGTGGATGGGTGGTGTTGGTGGTGGCCTGGCCATCGCAACCATTGTTGCCTCCACGCTGCTGGCGGCCATGGTCGGTGTTATCGGTGCCGCGGTTGTCACCATGGGTATCATTGCTCTGCCGGCGATGCTCAAACGGAATTACGACCACAAGATTGCCCTCGGCTCGATTATGGCCGGCGGTACCCTGGGTATCCTGATACCGCCCTCGATCCTGGCGATCCTGTACGCGGTTGTGGCCCAGCAGTCGGTGGGTGAGCTTTACCTCGGGTCGGTCATTCCGGGCATTCTGCTGTCGAGCCTGTACGTGTTCTATGTTTGGATGCGCGCCAAGATCAATCCGGATCTGGGACCGCCCATTCCCAAGGAAGAGCGTATCGGACTCAGGGACAAGCTCCTGCTGCTGAAGGATCTGATTGCACCGCTGGTACTGGTATTCCTGGTGCTCGGTCTTCTGTTTGGTGGTGTTGCAACGCCGGTTGAGGCGGCAGGCATTGGCTCCTTCGGCGCCATCCTGGTCGCCATGAAACACAAGGTGTTTTCCATCGCCACCCTCCGGGATGCGTCCATCACCACCGCCAAGGCGTCAGCCATGGTGCTTTGGATCATGTTCGGTGCGTCGGTATTCGTGGGCTTCTACATCCTTCAGGGTGGTCAGGACTTCATTACCGAATCCATCCTCGGTACTGGCCTGAGTGCTTACGGCATTCTGCTCCTGCTGATGATTCTGCTGGTGGTGCTCGGCATGTTCCTCGACTGGGTCGGTATCCTGCTATTGGCAGTACCCATCTTCATTCCTATCGTTGAGGCGCTGGAATTCCCGGGTCTGTTCGGCCTGCCCGGCGTGGAAGGCGACGATGTGGTGCTCTGGTTCGGGGTGCTCTATCTGGTGAACATGCAGATGTCGTTCCTGAGTCCGCCTTTCGGTTACGCGCTGTTCTACATCCGCGGCGTGTGCCCACCGGATATCACCATGGGTACGATCTTCAAGTCGTCCCTGGTATTCCTCGCGATTCAGGCTCTCGGGGTATTCCTCTGCATCCTGTTCCCGGCCATCACCACGTGGCTGCCCAATCTCGCTTACGGTTAA
- a CDS encoding TRAP transporter small permease subunit codes for MSDLSNFGFVMPHWFYWGWLAIMPLIMMAWDRWSSGRGVQAVDKNAEANEKLQQIEAEMSKKIESDYENWFTRVVDWISEKSGVFISFWTVNAVVFYFFEVVMRYIFNMPTIWVHEASFLLFGMQYLLAGAFAFLHGAHVRVDVVYNLLPVRGRVGMDIFTSMFFFIFSVALIITSWTFFENSYSMDERTVETWGIQYWPVKAMMLLGAVLITLAGLSKLIKDIALFVRLGREQHA; via the coding sequence ATGTCTGATCTGAGCAATTTCGGCTTCGTGATGCCGCACTGGTTCTACTGGGGCTGGCTGGCCATCATGCCGCTTATTATGATGGCGTGGGACCGGTGGTCCAGCGGGCGTGGCGTTCAGGCTGTCGACAAGAACGCCGAGGCCAACGAAAAGCTTCAGCAGATTGAAGCTGAGATGTCCAAAAAGATCGAGTCCGACTACGAGAACTGGTTTACCCGTGTCGTCGACTGGATCAGCGAAAAATCCGGGGTGTTCATTTCCTTCTGGACGGTGAATGCCGTGGTGTTCTACTTCTTTGAAGTGGTCATGCGTTACATCTTCAACATGCCCACCATCTGGGTGCATGAGGCCAGCTTCCTGCTGTTCGGCATGCAGTACCTCCTGGCGGGCGCCTTCGCCTTCCTGCACGGTGCCCACGTGCGGGTGGATGTGGTCTACAACCTGCTGCCGGTCCGTGGCCGGGTGGGTATGGACATCTTCACATCCATGTTCTTTTTCATCTTCTCGGTGGCCCTGATCATCACCTCCTGGACGTTCTTCGAGAACTCCTACTCCATGGATGAGCGCACCGTGGAAACCTGGGGCATCCAGTACTGGCCGGTTAAGGCCATGATGCTGCTGGGCGCCGTTCTGATTACCCTGGCGGGCCTGTCCAAGCTGATCAAGGACATTGCCCTGTTTGTCAGGCTCGGCCGGGAGCAACACGCATGA
- the dctP gene encoding TRAP transporter substrate-binding protein DctP, whose translation MGAGQAQAATTWKIQSVWDAGTVGYDLFEEWCNSIKEKSNGELIFKPYPAKAVAADNNALFDAVRNGVLQGMNPFTLYWSGKIPASVFLSSYPAGPDQPHQWDTMFYSLGMLEKTREIYEKYGLFYVGPIQHDANIIHSKKPVNSLDDLKGMKIRVPGGMVAEVFQQFGVSTVSLPGSDIFPALEKGTIDAADYVGPAVNYELGFSQVTDYIIFGPPGVMSIYQPVDLMDLTVNLRAWKALDPKLQQLVEDEVRNYSQKHYLTIQKRNIEAMEKFRADGDQVTRLSQSDLEEFRRAAIPIWYNWANKDEDAKAIFDMQLEYMMNETVGYVDEEDLKAAGVK comes from the coding sequence ATGGGCGCGGGTCAGGCCCAGGCAGCAACCACCTGGAAAATCCAGTCCGTGTGGGACGCCGGCACCGTCGGCTACGACCTGTTCGAGGAGTGGTGCAACAGCATCAAGGAGAAATCCAACGGTGAACTGATCTTCAAGCCATATCCGGCCAAGGCGGTGGCAGCGGACAACAACGCCCTGTTTGATGCCGTGCGTAACGGCGTACTGCAGGGTATGAACCCGTTCACCCTGTACTGGTCCGGCAAGATCCCGGCCTCCGTGTTCCTGTCTTCCTACCCCGCCGGTCCTGACCAGCCCCACCAGTGGGATACCATGTTCTACTCCCTGGGCATGCTGGAAAAGACCCGGGAAATCTACGAAAAGTACGGCCTGTTCTACGTTGGTCCGATCCAGCACGACGCCAATATCATCCACTCCAAGAAGCCGGTAAACAGCCTTGATGATCTCAAAGGTATGAAGATCCGTGTTCCGGGTGGCATGGTTGCGGAAGTGTTCCAGCAGTTTGGTGTGTCCACCGTGAGCCTGCCCGGCTCCGACATCTTCCCGGCGCTGGAAAAGGGCACCATTGACGCTGCCGACTACGTCGGACCGGCTGTGAACTACGAGCTCGGCTTCTCCCAGGTGACCGACTACATCATCTTCGGACCTCCCGGTGTAATGTCCATCTACCAGCCTGTTGACCTGATGGACCTGACCGTGAACCTGCGGGCCTGGAAAGCTCTGGATCCGAAACTGCAGCAGCTGGTTGAGGACGAAGTGCGCAACTACTCCCAGAAGCACTACCTGACCATCCAGAAGCGCAACATTGAAGCCATGGAGAAGTTCAGGGCCGATGGCGACCAGGTTACCCGCCTGAGCCAGTCCGACCTGGAGGAGTTCCGTCGGGCTGCGATTCCCATCTGGTACAACTGGGCTAACAAGGACGAAGACGCGAAAGCCATCTTCGACATGCAGCTCGAGTACATGATGAACGAAACCGTGGGCTACGTGGACGAGGAAGACCTCAAGGCCGCTGGCGTCAAATAA
- a CDS encoding FCD domain-containing protein, whose protein sequence is MAISQEISYRLERLILDGGLAPEQKIPSERQLATRLGVSRAVIREALHELQGRGVIETRHGKGSFVASIVPGSSELGEQSPLMHLFEGHPRTLFDLLEVREQLEGQAAYLAAQRATRMDRHRITKAFQALEETDPLSNAKPDHGFHLAIVEASHNPVLVHVLNSLKNMMLLTVQASVANLNPREEMRKKIVRQHRQLYEAVISAKPAAAQKVAMAHVRFVSEAMRDMEKQGSTLIRLPLADESSARLARAGS, encoded by the coding sequence ATGGCGATTTCCCAGGAAATTTCATATCGGCTTGAACGCCTCATCCTCGATGGCGGGCTGGCTCCCGAGCAAAAAATCCCTTCTGAACGCCAGTTGGCGACCCGACTGGGCGTGTCCCGGGCCGTAATCCGCGAAGCCCTGCACGAACTCCAGGGGCGCGGGGTCATAGAGACCCGGCATGGCAAGGGCTCATTTGTGGCGAGTATCGTTCCCGGCTCCAGCGAACTGGGCGAACAAAGTCCTTTAATGCATCTTTTTGAAGGCCATCCGCGCACCCTGTTCGATCTGCTGGAAGTTCGCGAACAGCTGGAGGGCCAGGCAGCCTACCTGGCGGCCCAACGGGCAACGCGCATGGACCGGCACCGCATCACCAAGGCCTTCCAGGCCCTGGAGGAGACGGACCCACTGAGCAACGCCAAACCGGACCACGGCTTTCACCTGGCCATTGTCGAGGCGTCCCACAACCCGGTACTGGTACATGTTCTGAACAGCCTGAAGAATATGATGCTGCTGACGGTCCAGGCATCCGTGGCCAACCTGAACCCGCGGGAGGAGATGCGTAAGAAAATCGTTCGCCAGCACCGACAGCTTTATGAGGCAGTGATCTCTGCCAAGCCCGCCGCTGCCCAGAAAGTGGCCATGGCCCACGTGCGGTTTGTCAGCGAAGCCATGAGGGACATGGAAAAGCAGGGCAGCACGCTGATCCGGCTGCCACTGGCCGACGAATCCTCCGCCCGGCTGGCCCGTGCCGGCAGTTGA
- a CDS encoding ABC transporter ATP-binding protein: MADQAPLICRDIHKTFDQLEVLKGISLETRKGDVVSLIGSSGSGKSTFLRCINLLETPTSGDIIVHGDPIQFTTNRRGQRIPADNKQVELIRAKLSMVFQSFNLWSHMTVLENIIEAPVHVLKVPKKEAIERAEAYLNKVGIYERKDYYPAQMSGGQQQRAAIARALAMEPEVMLFDEPTSALDPELVGEVLKVMQGLAEEGRTMIVVTHEMAFARDVSTQVLFLHQGVIEEQGTPQKVFENPDSERMKQFLAPNF; the protein is encoded by the coding sequence ATGGCGGACCAAGCGCCGTTGATCTGCAGGGATATTCACAAAACCTTTGATCAGCTTGAAGTACTCAAAGGTATTTCGCTGGAAACCCGCAAAGGCGACGTCGTCTCCCTGATCGGCAGCTCGGGTTCCGGAAAGAGCACGTTCCTGCGCTGCATCAACCTCCTGGAAACGCCCACCTCCGGCGACATTATCGTGCACGGTGACCCAATACAGTTCACCACCAACCGCAGGGGCCAGCGAATTCCAGCCGACAACAAGCAGGTGGAGCTGATCCGCGCCAAGCTGTCCATGGTGTTCCAGAGCTTTAACCTCTGGTCGCATATGACGGTCCTGGAAAACATCATCGAAGCCCCGGTTCATGTCCTCAAGGTTCCCAAAAAAGAGGCCATTGAGCGTGCAGAGGCCTACCTGAACAAAGTGGGCATATACGAGCGCAAGGACTACTACCCGGCGCAGATGTCCGGGGGCCAGCAGCAACGGGCCGCCATTGCCCGCGCCCTGGCCATGGAGCCAGAGGTGATGCTGTTTGATGAACCCACCTCGGCGCTTGACCCCGAGCTGGTAGGCGAGGTGCTGAAAGTCATGCAGGGGCTGGCCGAGGAAGGCCGAACCATGATCGTGGTCACCCACGAGATGGCGTTTGCCAGGGATGTGTCAACTCAGGTCCTGTTTTTGCATCAGGGCGTGATCGAGGAACAGGGTACACCCCAGAAAGTGTTCGAAAATCCGGATTCGGAACGGATGAAGCAGTTCCTGGCTCCAAACTTCTGA
- a CDS encoding ABC transporter substrate-binding protein encodes MKKLIIAASCALALVTGATQAQERDLRIAFDVPYEPFEYKDENGELTGFEVELAEAMCEEMNANCEFVIQAWDGMIPGLLARKFDLIMSSMSITPERAERVLFSEPYYNTPGGWFAREGFSTDVTDMDAMKGKTVGVQRGTTMDTYVTENMGGIVTIKRYTTADDMVLDLEGQRLDVVFVDYPVGEQTILTKEGFKEVGEPVKLGEGVGVAMRKRDTELAEEVNAALATLKEDGTYDAIMKKYFNYDIKM; translated from the coding sequence ATGAAAAAACTGATTATTGCAGCAAGCTGTGCCCTCGCCCTGGTGACAGGCGCGACCCAGGCCCAGGAACGCGACCTGCGCATCGCCTTCGACGTGCCTTACGAGCCGTTTGAATACAAGGATGAAAATGGCGAGCTGACCGGCTTCGAGGTGGAACTGGCCGAAGCCATGTGTGAGGAAATGAACGCCAACTGCGAATTTGTTATCCAGGCGTGGGACGGCATGATCCCTGGCTTGCTGGCGCGCAAGTTCGATCTGATCATGTCCTCCATGTCGATCACCCCGGAGCGCGCCGAGCGGGTTCTGTTCTCCGAGCCGTACTACAACACTCCTGGCGGCTGGTTCGCCCGCGAGGGTTTCAGCACCGACGTCACCGACATGGACGCCATGAAGGGTAAGACCGTCGGTGTTCAGCGCGGCACCACCATGGATACCTACGTTACCGAGAATATGGGCGGTATCGTCACCATCAAGCGTTACACCACCGCTGACGACATGGTGCTGGACCTTGAAGGCCAGCGTCTGGATGTGGTCTTCGTGGACTACCCGGTTGGCGAGCAGACCATCCTTACCAAGGAAGGCTTCAAGGAAGTGGGCGAGCCAGTCAAGCTGGGTGAAGGCGTTGGCGTTGCCATGCGCAAGCGCGACACCGAGCTGGCAGAGGAAGTGAACGCTGCCCTTGCCACGTTGAAGGAAGACGGCACCTACGACGCCATCATGAAGAAGTACTTCAACTACGACATCAAGATGTAA
- a CDS encoding ABC transporter permease codes for MLDLKGYGPALMDGAIVTIELAFLSLALSVTLGLVGASAKLSQSRVAKGIATTYTTLIRGVPDLVMMLLFYYGGQVAVNMLSDYLWATYDIDFFFQFDPFISGVVTIGLIFGAYMTETFRGAFLAVESGQIEAARAYGFTRLHTFRRIMLPQMLRHALPGLGNNWQVLLKTTALVSIIGLTDMVRVAEEAAKAERMPFHFFIPVAFVYLALTAGSELFIKWLDKRANVGVVHGG; via the coding sequence ATGCTCGATCTCAAAGGCTATGGCCCGGCCCTGATGGACGGCGCGATAGTCACCATTGAACTGGCTTTTCTCTCGCTTGCCCTGTCGGTCACCCTCGGGCTCGTTGGCGCTTCTGCCAAGCTGTCCCAGAGCCGGGTCGCGAAGGGGATTGCAACCACTTACACCACCCTGATCCGGGGCGTTCCGGATCTGGTCATGATGCTGCTGTTCTATTACGGCGGCCAGGTGGCTGTGAACATGCTCTCGGATTATCTCTGGGCCACCTACGACATCGACTTCTTTTTCCAGTTCGATCCGTTCATCTCCGGCGTGGTTACCATCGGCCTGATTTTCGGCGCCTACATGACGGAAACCTTCCGGGGCGCCTTCCTGGCGGTGGAATCCGGACAGATCGAGGCGGCGCGGGCCTATGGCTTTACCCGCCTGCATACGTTCCGCCGCATTATGCTGCCCCAGATGCTGCGCCACGCCCTGCCGGGGCTGGGTAACAACTGGCAGGTTCTGCTGAAAACCACCGCTCTGGTTTCCATCATCGGTCTGACAGACATGGTGCGTGTAGCCGAGGAAGCGGCCAAGGCCGAGCGCATGCCGTTCCACTTTTTTATCCCGGTGGCGTTTGTCTACCTGGCCCTCACGGCCGGGTCTGAGCTGTTCATCAAGTGGCTCGACAAACGGGCCAACGTCGGCGTGGTTCATGGAGGATAG
- a CDS encoding ABC transporter permease → MPDFIVQWLNQNEIFTAMTIMEYWKGLVNTVQLVFLSLVIGLLFAVPLAILRTVKNPLVSGPVWLYTYLFRGTPLLIQLYIIYYGIAQIPGIQETFWWEIFREPFYPALLAFALNTCAYTTEIIRGAIVSTPHGEIEAAKAYGMNWAMRMRRIILPSAARRAVQAYSNEVIFMLHASAIASVVTIVDLTGAARNIYSRFYAPFDAFIFVALCYMALTFILVFAFRKLENHLLRHQRPVTS, encoded by the coding sequence ATCCCTGATTTTATTGTGCAGTGGCTGAACCAGAACGAAATTTTCACAGCCATGACCATCATGGAATACTGGAAGGGACTGGTGAATACGGTTCAACTGGTTTTCCTGTCGCTGGTGATCGGGCTGTTGTTTGCCGTTCCGCTGGCGATCCTGCGCACGGTGAAGAATCCGTTGGTTTCGGGTCCGGTGTGGCTTTACACCTATCTGTTCCGCGGCACGCCGCTGCTGATCCAGCTGTACATCATCTACTACGGCATTGCGCAGATTCCCGGTATCCAGGAGACTTTCTGGTGGGAGATTTTCCGGGAGCCGTTCTACCCTGCCCTGCTGGCCTTTGCCCTGAATACCTGCGCCTACACCACGGAGATTATCCGGGGCGCCATTGTGTCGACGCCCCACGGTGAAATTGAAGCGGCCAAGGCCTATGGCATGAACTGGGCGATGCGCATGCGGCGCATCATCCTGCCCAGTGCCGCACGGCGGGCGGTGCAGGCCTATTCCAATGAGGTGATTTTCATGCTGCACGCCAGCGCCATTGCCAGCGTGGTGACCATTGTGGATCTCACCGGGGCGGCCCGGAACATCTATTCGCGGTTCTATGCGCCGTTCGATGCGTTTATCTTCGTGGCGCTTTGCTACATGGCGCTCACCTTTATTCTGGTGTTCGCATTCCGCAAACTGGAAAACCACCTGTTGCGGCATCAGCGGCCGGTTACCAGCTGA
- the astE gene encoding succinylglutamate desuccinylase, with the protein MSVKQDLFGTHSDWLSHTLNNAVAGLPETKTYLPDGTRIIRKAVGVLDITPPSDRANPNSEALIVSAGVHGNETAPIEVMNGLVSELMDGAWELACPVLLILGNPQAMVAGERFLEVNLNRLFDGAHRRTEYAGLEEAARAECLEEICRQFAGANRQALYHYDLHTAIRPSHRERFALYPFVEGRNVPADQCDFLLEAEVETLLLQHKAGTTFSSFSSSQLNAESFTVELGKVRPFGQNDLQRFSGIRDALRRRFRGQAAPSPQPPFDQLTVFEVVHEILNTGRNFRFHVPDDVANFTEYPPGTVIWEDDDTEYRVGRSPEAIVFPNPQVPVGHRVGLMIRPQTGSDENLI; encoded by the coding sequence ATGTCTGTAAAACAGGACCTTTTCGGAACGCACTCTGACTGGCTCTCACACACCCTCAACAACGCCGTAGCCGGACTTCCGGAAACCAAAACCTATCTCCCCGATGGCACCCGCATCATCCGCAAGGCCGTTGGTGTTCTGGACATCACACCGCCCTCTGACCGAGCGAACCCGAATTCCGAGGCGCTCATCGTCTCCGCCGGTGTTCATGGCAATGAAACTGCACCTATTGAGGTGATGAACGGGCTGGTTTCCGAGCTGATGGACGGTGCCTGGGAGCTGGCCTGCCCGGTCCTGCTGATCCTGGGCAATCCGCAGGCGATGGTGGCCGGAGAGCGCTTTCTGGAGGTGAACCTGAACCGGCTGTTCGATGGCGCCCACCGGCGCACCGAGTATGCCGGTCTTGAAGAAGCGGCCCGTGCGGAGTGTCTTGAGGAGATTTGCCGACAGTTTGCCGGGGCCAATCGGCAGGCGTTGTACCACTACGATCTGCACACGGCGATTCGTCCGTCCCACCGGGAGCGGTTTGCGCTGTATCCGTTTGTTGAGGGGCGTAATGTGCCAGCGGACCAGTGCGATTTCCTGCTGGAGGCGGAGGTGGAAACGCTGCTACTGCAACATAAGGCCGGTACGACGTTTTCGTCGTTCTCGTCTTCGCAGCTGAACGCCGAGAGTTTTACCGTGGAGCTGGGTAAGGTGCGGCCATTCGGCCAGAACGATCTGCAGCGTTTTTCAGGCATCCGGGATGCGCTTCGCCGGCGGTTCCGGGGACAGGCGGCGCCCTCGCCTCAGCCGCCATTCGATCAGTTGACGGTATTCGAAGTGGTTCACGAAATTCTGAACACCGGCAGGAACTTCCGGTTCCACGTGCCCGACGATGTGGCCAATTTCACCGAATACCCGCCCGGCACGGTGATCTGGGAGGATGACGATACCGAGTACCGGGTCGGTCGTTCACCGGAGGCCATCGTGTTTCCCAATCCGCAGGTGCCCGTCGGCCACAGGGTTGGTTTGATGATCCGTCCCCAAACGGGGTCAGATGAAAACCTCATCTGA